ATCTTTCCATTTTCCCGCTTACTTTGTCCTCATTCACGCTCTACGAGGACAATGTTTCCGTTTTCCCGCTTACTTTGTCCTCATTCACGTCCTACGAGGACAATGTTCCTCCTTCTTCTGCTAACTTTGTCCTCATTCAAAACAAAGAAAACCAGCTCCCCCATAAGAGCCGGTTTCCCCTCATTCCTACAACATCTTCTCCAAAAACACTTTCGCTCGCTCGGTCTTCGGAGCTGTAAAAAACTCTGCAGGCGGCGCATCCTCTACCAACATTCCATCATCAAGGAACAATACGCGGTCTGCCACTTCACGGGCAAAGCCCATTTCATGTGTCACAATGGCCATCGTCATCCCTGTATGCGCCAGTGCTTTCATTACTTCAAGTACCTCTTTTACCATCTCCGGATCCAAAGCGGAAGTTGGTTCGTCAAACAACATAACCTCCGGATCCATCGCAAGAGCTCGGGCAATCGCAACACGTTGCTTCTGTCCACCAGACAGGCGATTAGGATATTCCTTCGCTTTCTCAGCTAGCCCCACTTTTGCGAGCAAGTCCATTCCTTTCGCTTCCGCTTCCTTTTTCGACACTCCTTTTACAGAAACCGGAGCATACGTTAAGTTTTCCAGAACCGTCTTATGAGGGAAAAGATGAAAGTGCTGAAATACCATTCCCAAATTTTGACGTACTTTATTGATGTTGGTTTTCTTATTTGCAACATCCTGGTCTTTAATCCAAATGTGACCGGAAGTTGGCTCTTCCAATAGATTCATACAGCGAAGCAAAGTGGATTTCCCAGACCCCGAAGGCCCGATGATGGCCACTACTTCCCCTTCTTTAATTTGTGTAGAAATCCCCTTTAACACCTCCAGCTTGCCAAAGGATTTATGCAAATCTTCTATTTTAATCATAGCGTCTCATTCTCCTTTCAATGAGCTTGCCAATTAACGTGAGTATCATTACTAACACATAATAAATAAGTCCAGCGAAAATGAATGCTTCCAAATATGCATAAGTACTCGATGCTGTCATAAAAGAACGCCTCATAACGTCCATTACCCCGATAACTGTAACAATGGCTGATTCTTTAGTAAGTGTAATATATTCATTCATAAGTGCTGGTAAAATGTTTTTCAGTGCTTGCGGTAAAATGATGTCTTTCATCATTTGGCGATAGGGTACGCCAAGTGCCATGGCTGCTTCTCTCTGCCCTTTGTCAACCGCCATTATTCCTGCACGGATAACTTCCGAGATATAGGCCCCAGAGTTTAACCCGAAAGCTAGAATGGCAGCAGTGACCGGTTCAAGCGTGATGCCAATTGCTTGTGGTAATCCAAAAAATATTAGCATTAATTGAAGAACAAGCGGTGTTCCTCGAAATATGGATGTATAAATATCCGCTAAAATTCTAAGTAGTTTAATTCTACCAATCTTACATAAAGCCAATAGCGTTCCGATGATAAAACCTAGTATCCCTGCAAGTGATACGACTTGAAGCGTTACCTTCACACCCGCAAGAATAAAATCCATCGAACCCGTTATGGCGCTAAAGTCTAAGAAGTCGATCGTCAAGTACTACCAGTCCTTTCTGTCATATTAACAAGAAAATCAAAAGGGCGGTTACTGCACCCTTTTGATTTCGTTAAATCTTATTCTTCTTCTCCACCAAACCATTTGTTGATTAACTTTTCCATCTCACCGTTCTCTTCCATCTCTTTTAGAACACGGTTGAACTCCTCCGTTAATTCGCTGCCTTTTGGAAGGGCAATGGCAGATCCTTCTTCATCAGACTCAAGTGTAAAACCAGTAAGGTCTTCATCTTTTTCCATAAAGCCTTTCATAACTGTATCTTCAATGATGGCTGCATCAAAACGGCCCGTTTTTAAATCTTGAACAATTTGTGGGATGCGGTCTCGGTTTTCAATAGTAATATTCACTTCTTCCGCAATTTCTTCCGCTTTATCATACTGGATGGATCCCATTTGAACCCCAACCGTTTTACCTTCTAAATCTTCCAAACTAGTAATATTGCTATCTTTCAATGAAACAATCATGTGATTCGCTGTATAATATACATCTGTAAAATCAACTTGCTCAGCACGCTCTTCTGTCGGTGTCATACCAGCCAAGATAAGATCGATGTTACCTGATTTCATCGCGGTAATTAAACTTCCAAAGTCCATATCTTGAACTTTCAATTCGTAACCAAGTTCTTCTGTAATAGCTTTTGCAAGATCCACATCAAAACCGATAATTTCTTCTCCAACTTCCGTATCAATGTACTCAAATGGAGGGTAGTCAGCGGAAGTTCCCATTACCAGTACTTTCTTTCCATCTTCACCTTCTCCACTCGTTTCATCTCCATTACCGGATGTTCCACAAGCTGACAATAAGCCTACTACTAAAATACTAATTAATGAATACAAAAACCATTTTTTCACAATAATTTCCCCCTGTTCTTTTTTCAGAAAAGTTAAAAATTTAATCTAATTATGAAACAAACCTACATTTAAATCAAGTATTATTATGATGTATGTTTATTCGGATAAATGTATTTTAACACAGGTTAATATTTATGCAATATAGTTAATAAAGATAAATAAAGTTTTTATATTTTTATTATTCTGAAATATACGCTTTTTGTTATAGTTCCATCAGTCTAGGTTCATGTTATAATTACAATGAACTAGAAAAAGGAGGTGATATAAGATGATTACGGATGCTAAATTGGATTTGATTCTAAAAGGATGTTGGATTTTAAGGTTGAAATGAAAAAAGAATTAAGTGAATTGAACAGTAAAACTTCCACCCTGTCTGACAATCAAGTGCTTATGAAAGATGAGATCAAAGGTCTTAACGATAAAACCTCCACACTCGCTGACAATCAGATACTGATGAAAGATGAGATTCGAGGTCTTAACCAAAATACCTCCACACTCGCTGACAATCAGATACTGATGAAAAATGAGATCAAAGGTCTTAACCAAAAAACCTCCTCACTCGCTGACAATCAGTTGCTTATGAAAGATGAGATCAAAGGTCTTAACCAAAAAACCTCCTCACTCGCTGACACTCAGTTGCTTATGAAAGATGAGATCAAAGGTCTTAACCAAAAAACCTCCTCACTCGCTGACACTCAGTTGCTTATGAAAGATGAGATCAAAGGTCTTAACGATAAAACCTCCACGCTCGCTGACAATCAGTTGCTTATGAAGGATGAGATCAAAGGTCTTAACGATAAAACCTCCACGCTCGCTGAGAATCAGATTCTAATGAACGATGAGATTCGAGGTCTTAACCAAAAAACTTCCACACTCGCTGACAATCAGATACTGATGAAAGATGAAATCAGCGGCCTTAGTGAAAAGACATTCATGCTTTCTGCAGGACAGCACCAGATAAAAGAGGAACTCCATTCTTTAACAAATACAACTAGCACACTTCGTGAGGAATTCTACTTATTCAGGCATGATGTGAACGACCGCTTTAATGAAATCAATGCTACATTATCAAGGATAAAAGAGGATCAAACGAAGGATATTGAAGCGATTCTTGAAGAAATTTCTGCAAAACTGGATGAAAGAGATCAACGTGATTTTGAATCAACATAATTAATTCCCTTAAATATACCCAATGGAGTTTGTCCTCGTAAGAACTTCTATAATAAAACACAAATTCCTATTCAAAAAAGTGCAGGGAGCACTTTTACACAAAGTGGTCCCTGCACAAATATAATATCCCCTTATGCACTCAACTCTACAGCCATGCGTTCTTTTAATTTCCTTCTAGCTCTATGGATCTTTGATTTCACTGTAGCTGGATTCATTTCCAAAGCATTAGCAATTTCCCGCTCCTTTAATCCTCTTTCCATTTTAAGGACGAGCAGTTTCTTGTCTTCCTTTGAAAAGTCTTCCATCTTTTCATCTAGAATTTCTTTCAGCAATTTCACTTCCACTTCTGCTGCAACATTATGAACTGCTTCTTTTCCTAGACAATCTAACACATCTAACTCCATCGGACATCCTCTGTTTTTTCTCTCTCGTCTAACAAAATCAATCGCTGTTCTCGTTGCAATCACGCAAAGCCAAGCACCAACTTTATCACCATCTTGCAAACTATCCATCTTCTTATACGCCTTAATGAAGGTTTCCTGCACAATGTCTTCAGCCAACTGACGGTCGCGAATAACGGCGAAACTCACTTGAAACACTCTGTCATAATGCACCTTATATAATGTCGTGAAATCCACCTAATCCACCACTCTCAAACAGATATTGACTTTAAATAAATCCCCGTCCGTTTCAATGTCGAGACTGCCTTCATGAAGATCGATGATGGATTTAGCAATTGCAAGGCCAAGGCCAGATCCTTCCGTATTCCGTGAAGTATCTCCTCTTTTAAAGCGTTCGTATAATTCCTCGCTTTGATCATTCAATTCGTATTTTGATACATTTTTAAACGTAATTTTTGCTTTATCATTAAACTGTTGGACTTGAATATATACACGCGAGTTTTCCAATGAATACTTCACAATATTTCCTATCAGGTTATCAAACACTCGCCACATTTTCTGTCCATCCACTAATGCATATAGTGGCTTATCCGTGTTTGTAACTCGAAATTGTAAATTAGATTCTTTCAACGAACTATCATATTCCGCCAAGGCTTGTTGAAGAAGCTGATTTAAATCTACACGCTCTTTTACAAGCTCGATATTGCCGCTTGCCATTTTGGATACTTCAAATAGATCTTCAATTAACCCTTTTAAACGTTGTGACTTTCTATCAATAATCTCCAGGTACGCGGACCGGTCCTCAGCAGTTAGTTCGTTTTTCTTCAGCAGTTCCGTGTAAGTGATGATGGATGTCAACGGTGTGCGAAGATCATGACTGACATTTGTTATAAGCTCCGTTTTAAGACGCTCACTTTTTGCCTGCTCGTTTAAAGACACTTTTACCCCTTGATTCAATACATTTAGGTTTGCCGCCATTTTAGAAAGAACGGAATTCCCCTTAATTTCTATTGGCTCTCCTAATTTACCTGATGCCATCTCTTCAGTTTTGATGGAGATCTTATTGAAATAACCGACACTTTTTACTAAAAGAATGAACGTCGGCACTCCTATTAAAACAGCGAAGAGGAAATATAGCAGGAAGAAAGCTATATCAATGAAAATCATAAAGAAACCAAAGCCTAGTCCAAAGACGATTGCAAGAAGAATAAATACTTGGATGCCTGTAGCTGTATTTAGGAAGGCCTCCTTAATAACTTGATAAATGCGTTGGTATACTTTTTTACAGTTTTTAAAAATAATGAAGAACAAACTACTCTTCCATAGTTCTCTTAAATCAGTTATATGCCTCAAACTAGTAAACAAATAACGTAACTGGACGTAAGTGAGTAAACATAATACAGTTGATATAAATATACTTATAACAAATTCAGTGAGATACATAGTGGAGTTATATGTTAGCTGATTAATACAATCATGCACCCACATTAGACTGAATAGGAATATTAAAGTTGATATTCCCAACACAACTACGCTTAAATCAACTGGAATCTTGGCATAGAGATTTTGCCATTTCCCTCGTTCTTTTGGTATGGAAACTACTTTAATCATCGAAACAAACCAAATCAATAAAGCAATCAATGATGCTATTCCAAGTCTCCAAAACCACATTCTATTATCTTCATAACCAATTTTTGCAATCATTAATTCGCTATCCGAAGCTAGTCCTTTTGGAACACCTATAATCCCTTCAAAGTCCCCTCTCACTTCTGCTATTGTTTGGTACAACCAGTCCTCATAAGGCCAATTA
This window of the Sutcliffiella horikoshii genome carries:
- a CDS encoding sensor histidine kinase; this translates as MALVFVCALSGSFYFIYNLDRFNQKSYFKTEEFQNELQEYANYLLANELGNISVESVKEKITVTREEIEEHRYEYGSLDAQLDNIRYQYEERIQLAEDGDSSEDPKEVIAERDTKLEDIQKNFSSDEHVEKKIIAEKEKIVEEYFAKDSNFNSYPSRFYDDFQYFFEQGEESFTNITVKKTSLNQVFNESNMLYVTKYKISGDYFHSTNWPYEDWLYQTIAEVRGDFEGIIGVPKGLASDSELMIAKIGYEDNRMWFWRLGIASLIALLIWFVSMIKVVSIPKERGKWQNLYAKIPVDLSVVVLGISTLIFLFSLMWVHDCINQLTYNSTMYLTEFVISIFISTVLCLLTYVQLRYLFTSLRHITDLRELWKSSLFFIIFKNCKKVYQRIYQVIKEAFLNTATGIQVFILLAIVFGLGFGFFMIFIDIAFFLLYFLFAVLIGVPTFILLVKSVGYFNKISIKTEEMASGKLGEPIEIKGNSVLSKMAANLNVLNQGVKVSLNEQAKSERLKTELITNVSHDLRTPLTSIITYTELLKKNELTAEDRSAYLEIIDRKSQRLKGLIEDLFEVSKMASGNIELVKERVDLNQLLQQALAEYDSSLKESNLQFRVTNTDKPLYALVDGQKMWRVFDNLIGNIVKYSLENSRVYIQVQQFNDKAKITFKNVSKYELNDQSEELYERFKRGDTSRNTEGSGLGLAIAKSIIDLHEGSLDIETDGDLFKVNICLRVVD
- a CDS encoding amino acid ABC transporter permease, whose amino-acid sequence is MDFILAGVKVTLQVVSLAGILGFIIGTLLALCKIGRIKLLRILADIYTSIFRGTPLVLQLMLIFFGLPQAIGITLEPVTAAILAFGLNSGAYISEVIRAGIMAVDKGQREAAMALGVPYRQMMKDIILPQALKNILPALMNEYITLTKESAIVTVIGVMDVMRRSFMTASSTYAYLEAFIFAGLIYYVLVMILTLIGKLIERRMRRYD
- a CDS encoding amino acid ABC transporter ATP-binding protein encodes the protein MIKIEDLHKSFGKLEVLKGISTQIKEGEVVAIIGPSGSGKSTLLRCMNLLEEPTSGHIWIKDQDVANKKTNINKVRQNLGMVFQHFHLFPHKTVLENLTYAPVSVKGVSKKEAEAKGMDLLAKVGLAEKAKEYPNRLSGGQKQRVAIARALAMDPEVMLFDEPTSALDPEMVKEVLEVMKALAHTGMTMAIVTHEMGFAREVADRVLFLDDGMLVEDAPPAEFFTAPKTERAKVFLEKML
- a CDS encoding transporter substrate-binding domain-containing protein, giving the protein MKKWFLYSLISILVVGLLSACGTSGNGDETSGEGEDGKKVLVMGTSADYPPFEYIDTEVGEEIIGFDVDLAKAITEELGYELKVQDMDFGSLITAMKSGNIDLILAGMTPTEERAEQVDFTDVYYTANHMIVSLKDSNITSLEDLEGKTVGVQMGSIQYDKAEEIAEEVNITIENRDRIPQIVQDLKTGRFDAAIIEDTVMKGFMEKDEDLTGFTLESDEEGSAIALPKGSELTEEFNRVLKEMEENGEMEKLINKWFGGEEE
- a CDS encoding RNA polymerase sigma factor; translated protein: MDFTTLYKVHYDRVFQVSFAVIRDRQLAEDIVQETFIKAYKKMDSLQDGDKVGAWLCVIATRTAIDFVRRERKNRGCPMELDVLDCLGKEAVHNVAAEVEVKLLKEILDEKMEDFSKEDKKLLVLKMERGLKEREIANALEMNPATVKSKIHRARRKLKERMAVELSA